The window CACGGCGTAGCTGGCTACGTCGCCACTGGCCGGAATGTTCGACGTATCGATGCTGCCGGCGCCGCGGCCGTTTGCCGTCGCGCGGGCCTTAACTGGCAGCGCCGGGAAGTCCTTCGAGACCGGCACGCGCCGAATGACGCGCTCGGTCACGCTCAGGAAGTCGTTAAAGATCCAGGCCTTGGTACCATCGGCCAGCCGGATCTGCAGCCAGTCGTTGTACTTGCCGACCAGATCAACTTTGAGGCCGGCGTTGACGCCGCCGATCTTCTGGTATTTCGAGTCGGGGCCTTTGCGCAAGTTCACCGCATTCTCGGCGATCAAGCCAACCAGCGCCGGGTTCGGGTCGGGCACGCTCTCGGCGGCCAGCAACCGGTCGACGATGCCAGGCTGGATGCCCAGGAACTCGCCTTTGACCCAGCCGTCGGCGCCGCCGGGAATACCGACGTGAAACCAATCCTGGTAGCGCTCGAGCAGCTCGAGCTGCGCACCGGCGTCGAGCTTGGCCATCGAGATATAATTCGTGCCGGGGCCATCGCGCAGCTGCAGGCCCGTCTCATTCACGGTGGCGACCTTCGGCGGCGGCGCGGGCAGCACCTGGTCGGCCTGAATCTCGAACAGCGTATCGGCGCTGCCCTCGGGCAGGTTCAGCAGCTCGGCTGCGACCCAATACACCGGCTTACCGGCGCGCTCGCGCACCTGAAACCAGTTGCCGTCGTGATAGCGCCCGATCACCTGCACCGGCGTGCCGGCCGAGATCCGCCCGACCGCATCGTAGACGGTGCCAGGCCCATTGCGCAGGTTGATCCGATCGCCGGCAATCGTCGCGGCGACGATCACCGGAGCCAGCGCCTCGGTACGCGACACCAGCGAAAGCGGCACGGGAATATCGCCATTATCTTCGAGCGGTGCATCGCCCACGGCCGCCTGGGCATCGAGGGTTATCGGCGCGATCGGCGCAACGATATCGCCGCTTGCGCCCCCTACCGCCGGGAGGCCGGCCGGCACCGGCGCAGCTATACTAAACTGGCTCAAGAGCACCGCAATAGGTAAAACCAGCGCAACAATTGCGTGGAGAAGAAAGCGGGCGGGGAGACGGGAAAGCGACCGGAAGGGGGAGGCAAGTGTATTTTGTAGCTGCCGTTGTGCTAAGAGCGCCTGTGATGGGCGACGATGCCGTTGGTGTTGCCGGTTAGCACGTTGTTGTAACTGGCTCAAGTCACCGGGGTCGGGTGTTCTTGGCAGTGGCAAACGACTATGCTCGATCATGGAGCGGCTCCTCACTCTGTGACCTTCGCCTGAACCTGATTACCCATGAACGGACGTACATGTGTGCGCCGCCGGCAATGCGGTAGAGCGGTGAAGATCGACCAATTGGGATTGCGCCGGAGTTTAGCATAACTCGTTAAAAAAAGCAAACAATCAGTTAACTATCAGCGAGTACTCATTGAACCAGGGTAGGTATGGCTTTAGAATGCGCTAACCTGCCACTCTATACCCTGTTTTCTCGCGCGGCTCAGGCCTGAATTGGCATCGAGCAAGATGACAATTTTACAATCTGCGCGCCGCGCACTGCCCACCCTCGTGCCTGGCCATACGGCTGGCCGGCCGCGCGTGCTGTGATCGCATACACTCGATCATAGCCACAGCGCTAACACAATTGGGTGAATACAGCCATATTAATGTATTTTTCACCCGTTGTCAATATGCACTTATTTTTCGCTATGTGATGCGGAATAGCGACGATTATTGTTGTTTGTAGCAAGCAAAACGGCGCCGATTTTGTTTACAAAATCGACACCGTTTCGATAAGTTGCCGTAAATAAATAGGCCCGCAGACAGGCCAATAGCGACCTGATTCAGGGGCCAAGCAGCTGCTGGGCCAGCCGCTCGAGCGTGCCGGGCAGCGCAACCTCGGCATACTGATCATCGCCGACGCCGAATGTGATCATGTTGGCCTCGAGCGCGTAATGCTCGATCGCCTGGGGGTCGAGCGTGCGTAAGGCCCAGGCCAGGCCAAGCAAGCGCTGCTCGGGCATGTCGGTTTTGACATAGTCGCGCAGCGCGGCCGTCACTCCTTCGAGCCGGCCAAGATCCTGCAGGGCATTCTGGCCACGCAGGGTTGCCAGCACACCGGCCAGCACGGCCTGCTGGCGATGCATGCGCGCAAAGTCGCTGTCGGGGTGGCGAATGCGGCTGTACATCAGCGCCGTCGCGCCGTCCATCTGCTGCGGGCCAGGCAGGAAATGCGCCACGGTATAGCCGTAGTCCATGGTGGGGAAGTTGGCGTCGTACAGCTCTTTATCGACATCAACCGTCACGCCGCCAAGCGCGTCGATCGCGCCGATGAAGCCGGCAAAATCGACATAGACGGTGTAGTCGATCGGGATGCCGAGCAGGTTGCTCACGGTCTTACGCGCCAGCCCGATCCCGCCCTCGGGGTCTTCGTATACCTGGCCCCACACATGCGCGGCATTGATCCGGGTCTGCCCATAGCCAGGGATAGGCACCCACAGGTCGCGCGGCAGCGAGAGCAGCGCCACGCGCTGGGCCTGCGGGTCGATCCGCGCCACGATGATCGCGTCGGTGCGCGATGGGTCGTGCTCACCCGGCCGCTGGTCGCTGCCGAGCAGCAGCACCGTGGCGGGGGCGCCGGCGGCCGGCGCCGCTGGTGTGGGCGTAGCCGGCGGCACAGTGGGCAGCGGCGTGGCGGTTGGTGGCACGAGCGTGGGCGTGGCCGGCGGCATGGTGGGCAGCAGCGTGGCGGTGGGCAGCGGCGTGGCGGTTGAGACGAGCGCTGCCGGCGCGTCAGGCGTCTCCGTCGTCACAATCATCGCTTGCACATTCTGGTGAATGCGGAAGCTGGTCAGTGCGGCCCACCCGATGATCGCCACCACCGTCAGCGGGAGCGCAGCCAGCATGGCCACGCCAATATACCAGAGCGAGTGTGCCGCGCGGGCACGCCAGGGCCGGCGCGGGGCGGTGGCAGCCAGGGCAACAACTTTAGCGGTAGGTGGGCGGGCGACTGGGGCGGCGGGCGGGGCGATCGGCAGCGGCTCGGCCTGCAGCAGTAAGTCGTTCAGAAAGCGCTGCTCGAGCATCTGGCGATAGCTGCGGCAGGCCGGGCAGCCAACCAGGTGAAACCCCAGTGCAGCACGCTCGGGTGTGGCCGAGCCTGGAATGATGCCACGCTCTAGGAGGTGGCGCGCCTCAGTACAATCCATAGCCGTCATCCTCGGAAGATCAGGTTGCGTATGCAGAACCGAGGCGGTGCATCTCCTGACATTCGCAGGCTGTGCCTGGGCGTATTCTAGCATACATGTCAATATAGGCAGGGCCAAATGAATTCTAATCGTAAAAGGTTTTGCCGAGCTAAGCCATGATCTGGCGCGGCCATGGCACGCACGCCATGGGTACCGCTAGAGTCCGGCAAAAGTATTAGGGCGCAGTCAACACGATCGGTGGTTGGGCAAGAAGCAGCGCCATTGACATGGGTTTATTTCTGCGCTAGGATATGCTATACCCAAAATAAACCAGCATGATCGGGAGGAGCCGATGACTCAACGAACCGCGCAGGCAACGCGTATCGAGGCGATCGACCGCCTTTTTCGCGAGCTGACATGGCATGGCCAAAAGCATGCGATTCAGACGCTGACCCGCCCAGAGATCGGCCTGACCATGCCGCAGATGATCACGCTGCTGTCGATCCACACCAGCGGATCGTGCCGTATGGGCGAACTTGCCGACGCGACCCAGCAATCGGGCGGTACGCTCACGGGCATCGTCGATCGCCTGATCGTCGACGGGCTAGTCGAGCGCGTGCGTAGCGCCAATGATCGCCGCGTGATCGAGGTGACACTGACCAGCACCGGCAAGGCACGTGTAGACGAAGTGCTCACGGCGCGCGAGTCCGATATGCAGCGCATCCTGGCCGGCTTCAACGACCAACAGCTCGAGCAGTTCGAGCTGCTCTTGAAGCAGTTCCTACAAGGGTTGCATGGCGCCACCGACACGATCAGCCAGCCGGCGCGCGAGCTTGGCGCATAGGCCTACAGGCCAAGGCCGCAGCCACAGTGCGGCTGCTTCAATCTTCACCGATCCTCTTTCCCCGTACGATGAGGAATTTCATGCTTGAGCTGTTTCGTGGCGCCGCGCTGCCGCGCCGCCGCGCCTTGCTCACCAGCCTGGGCCTGCTGGCCGTAATCGGGCTGTGCGCACTGGGCGTGTATCTATGGCGCGCCAGCAGCGCACCGGCCAGGCGCAGCTATAGCCTGATCTACCCACACTACGACACCCTGACCGCGACGGTGAATGCGACCGGGCAGCTCGAGCCCGCCCAGGTGGTGACGCTGAGCTTCGCCAGCCCTGGCCGGGTGACCGAGGTGCTGGTGAAGGTGGGCGACCTGGTGGCGCCGGGCGCAGTGCTGGCCCGGCTCGACACGCGCGACCTGCAGCTGCGGGTGGCCCAGGCCGCCGCGCAGCTACGCCAGATTCAGGCCAGCCGCGACAAAGTCGCTGCCGGTGCGACGCCGGCCGAGCGCGCCGCCGCCGAGGCCCAGCTGGCCCAGGCCAACGCGCAGCTACGCCAGACGCAGGGTAGCGTCACCGCCGCTGATCTACGCGCGGCCGAGGCCCAGCTGGCCCAGGCCCAGGCTCAACTGGCCCGGCTAACCGGCGGGCCGCAGAGCACCGATCTACGCAGCGCCGAGGCCCAGCTGGCCCAGGCTCAGGCGAACTTGCAAACCCAGCGCAACCAGCTCTCGGCGGGCAAGACCAACGCCGAGCTACAGGTACAGCAGGCCACCAGCGCGCTGACCCAGGCGCAATCGCGCTATGCGACTGCGCTGCAGAACTGGCAGTATGTGCAAGACACCGGCAACGACCCGCTCACGCCCACGGTGCCCGACTCGACCCGGCCCGGCCAGAGCAAGCCCAACACGCTGAACGATGCCCAGCGCCAGCGCTACTACGACGCATTTGTGCAGGCCGAGGCGGCCCTGCACAGCGCCGAGCAGTCGGTGCAGCAGGCGCTGGTAGCGGCCGATAACGCGCGCCAGGCCGAGGTCAGCGGCATCCAGGCGGCCGAGCAACAGGTCGCGCTGGCGCAGGCCAGCCTCGACAAACTGCGCGCCGGCGCCGAGCCCGACCAGCTGGCGGCAGCGCGCGCCCAGGTGGCCAGCGCGCTGGCGAACCTGAACAAGTTGCGCGGCGACCAGCGTGGCGGCGCGCTCGCAGCGGCGCAGGCCGGGGTCGCCCAGGCCCAGGCCAACCTCGAGCGCATCGTAGGTGGCCCGCAGCCGAGCGACCTGGCGGTGGCTGCGGCGCAGGTGCAGAGCGCCCAGGCTACGCTCGAGCTGGCCCAGCTGGCGCTGGATCAGGCCACGCTGACCGCGCCATTCGCCGGCGTGGTGGCCGAAATCAACCTGCGGCCGGGCGAGGCACCCGGCGCCACGCGGGCGCCCCTGGTGCTGGCCGACCTCTCGAGCTACCACGTTGATGTAACCGTAGACGAAATCGACGTCTCGCGGATCGCTGCCGGCCAGCCGGTGACACTCACACTCGACGCGCTGCCCGACGCTGCACTGCCCGGCGTAGTCGAAGCGATCAGCCCGCTCTCATCTGCCGGCGCCGCTGTAACATCGTACCAGGTGCGGGTGACGACCAGCGCGCAGCAGCCCCAATTACGCGCGGGGATGTCGGCCAACGCCGATATTGTGGTGGCGCGCAAGCCGAACGTGCTGGTGGCGCCGCGCCGTGCCGTGCGCAACGACCGCGGCCGCTTGATCGTTGACGTCCCGCGCGACCAATCGCTGTGCCTGCTGCCGGCCGAGCAACGCCCAGCCGCGATCGACCTCGAGCAGCGCGAGGTAAAGACCGGCCTGAGCAACGAGCAGGTGATCGAGATCGCCGCCGGGCTCGACGACCGCAGCTGCATCTATGTCGAGGGCATCGACGCGCGCTTGAACGTCCTGTTCGGCCCGCCGCCGGGCGTACGCCGCTAACGAAGTTATGCGTTCTGAGTTTTGAATTTGCGAGAAACTCAACACTCAACACTCCTATGAACCTACTCGAATCCATCCGCATCGCCTTCGCCAGCCTGCTGGCCAATAAACTGCGCGCGATTCTGACCATGCTCGGCATTATCATTGGCGTCGGCGCGGTGATTACCCTGCTGGCGCTCGGCGGCGCAATCCAAAACCTGGTGACGGCCCAGCTACAGGGGCTTGGCTCGAACCTGGTGTTCGTGTTCGCCGGCACCAACGACCCCGACCAGAACCGGCGAGTGCCGCCCGAGCTGACGAATGCCGATGTGGCCGCGCTGGCCGACCCACTGAATGTGCCGGCGGCGGCGGCGGTGTGTGGCTCGCTGACCCGCGGCGCACTCCTGGGCTATGCCGGGGCCGGCTTCGATGGGCGCGTGGCCGGCGTGAGCAGCAACTACCTTCAGGTGCGCAGCGCCAAAGTCGAGCTAGGCAGCTTCTTCGACCAGCAGGCGATCGAGGCCCGCTCGCGCGTGGCCGTGCTGGGCGCGAACGTGCGCACCACGCTGTTTCGCGACGACGACCCGATCGGGCGGCGCATCCGGATCAACGACATCAGCTTCGAAGTGATCGGCGTCATGGCCGCCAAAGGCGGCAACTTTGGCCCAAGCGAGGACGACCAGGTATTCGTGCCGCTCTCGACTGCCCAGCTGCGCCTGTTCCCGCCGCCGGCCGGCACGATCAACCGCGTGCAGGTGAGCGTAATATACATCCAGGCGATCGACGCAGCCAGCATCGACACAGTGATCGACCAGGCCAGCGCGCTATTACGCCAGCGCCACGGCCTGACCTACCAGGACAGTAACTTTACGCTGGTGACCCAGGAAGACCTGATCGCCTCGTTCGGCACGATCACCGGCGCGCTGACCGCGTTCCTGGGCGCGATTGCGGCGATCTCGCTGCTGGTGGGCGGCATCGGCATCATGAACATCATGCTGGTGAGCGTAACCGAACGCACGCGCGAGATCGGCCTGCGCAAGGCGGTGGGCGCACGCCGGCGCGACATTCGCACGCAGTTCCTGATCGAGGCGCTGGTGCTGAGCCTGACCGGTGGCCTGCTGGGGATCACGCTCGGCTTTGTGCTCTCGATTGCCGGCACCTACCTGCTGCGGCGGCTAGCCGCCGACGCCACCGCGCGCGTGCAGCTCGACGCAGTGCTACTGGCCACGATCACATCGGTGGCGGTCGGGCTAATCTTCGGCATGTACCCGGCCATCCGCGCCTCGCGGCTCAGCCCGATCGACGCGCTGCGTTACGAGTAGGGCTGGTTAGCACCAGGCTGGCACGGCGGCGTCTGATCCCAAATCCGGTTAATCGCTTGGTTTATGGTGGGGGGTCGGGGGCGGCTTTGCCGCCCCCGAAATGCTCTTTTGGTGTGCGGCGCCTGGCTTTGCCAGGCACCGCACACCAAAACGAACGTCATCAAACGGAGTTGGTATGAAACGCCCATCCTCAAATACAGTATACTTGCGCCGGCATCCGTGCTAGGAGAAAGCGAGACGCAGATGAGCAAGACGATCGTAGTGCTCGAAGGCGACCAGACTGGCCAGGAGCTGCTCGAGGAGGCGCTGCGCGTGCTCGACCCAGGTGTCATCGGCGTCGACCTGCGCTTCGAGCGCTTCGACCTGAGCCTCGAGCAGCGGCGCACCACGCACAACCAGGTAGTACACGCAGCTGCCGAAGCCATGCTACAGGCTGGCCTGGGCCTCAAGGCCGCGACAATCACCCCCGAAGCCCAGGGCGATGTAGGCAGCCCAAACGCGATTCTGCGCGAGCATGTCGATGGCACGGTGATCGTGCGCACCGGCCGGCGCATTCCCGGCGTACGCCCGGTTGGCGGCGTCTACGCGCCGATCTCGGTCATTCGCATGGCTGTGGGCGATGCCTACGGCGCCAAGGAGTGGCGCGAGGGCCAGGGGCTCGACGAGGTGGCCTATCGCACCGAGCACATCACCCGCCGCCACTGCCGGGCTGTGTCGGAATACGCCTTTCGCCACGCTGCCAAGCTGCACGCCAAGGTCTTCGGCGGGCCGAAATATACCGTCAGCCCGGTGTACGAGGGCATGCTCAAAGAGGAAATGGACGAGGCCGCCCACCGTCACCCCGGCGTCAAATACGACCCTCAGCTGATCGATGCGACCTACGCGCTGCTGCTCGGCAACATGGGCGATGCTATGGTCATCCCGACGCTCAACCGCGACGGCGACTGTATGAGCGACCTGGTGTTGCAGATGTTCGGCTCGATCGCCGGCTCGGAGTCGCTCCTGCTTGGCTTCGACGACCAATGGAATACGCGCGTGGTGATGGCCGAGGCGCCGCACGGCACTGCGCCGGCATTGTTCGGCAAGAACCTGGCCAACCCCATGGCCATGATCCTGGCGGGCGGCTCGTTGCTCTCCTACATCGGCGGGGACGCGTCCATAGTCGCGCGTGCAATCTCCGAGGCAGTGTTCGAGGCCGTTTACGACGGAGTGCGCACCGCCGATCTGCAGGGCCACGCCACCACCAGCGCGTTCACCGACGAGGTGATCAAGCGCGTGCGCACGAAATTGGCCGTGTGGCCCTCGATCAGCTCGCAGTAGGCGGCACTGCCGATCGCCTCAGGCCAGCGGCAGCACCAGCGAGAATGTCGAGCCGGCGCCTTCCTCGCTCGTGGCCCAGATGCAGCCGCCGTGGCCCTCGATCAGATGCTTGGCGATTGCCAGGCCCAGCCCGGTGCCGCCGGCGTTGCGCGTGCGCGCACGATCGACCTTGTAGAAGCGCTCGAACACGCGCGGCACCTCGGCCTTGGGAATACCAATACCGGTATCGGTGACGCAGATCAGCATCCAATCGCCTGGGCCAA of the Candidatus Kouleothrix ribensis genome contains:
- a CDS encoding SH3 domain-containing protein, coding for MIEHSRLPLPRTPDPGDLSQLQQRANRQHQRHRRPSQALLAQRQLQNTLASPFRSLSRLPARFLLHAIVALVLPIAVLLSQFSIAAPVPAGLPAVGGASGDIVAPIAPITLDAQAAVGDAPLEDNGDIPVPLSLVSRTEALAPVIVAATIAGDRINLRNGPGTVYDAVGRISAGTPVQVIGRYHDGNWFQVRERAGKPVYWVAAELLNLPEGSADTLFEIQADQVLPAPPPKVATVNETGLQLRDGPGTNYISMAKLDAGAQLELLERYQDWFHVGIPGGADGWVKGEFLGIQPGIVDRLLAAESVPDPNPALVGLIAENAVNLRKGPDSKYQKIGGVNAGLKVDLVGKYNDWLQIRLADGTKAWIFNDFLSVTERVIRRVPVSKDFPALPVKARATANGRGAGSIDTSNIPASGDVASYAVQFTGSRYVYGGASPRGFDCSGLTSYVYGKFGVGLPHSAAGQFSTRYGASISSMDNLKAGDLVFFAGTAGHRGISHVAIYIGGGRIVHAMTPRYGVQVSNVYDDYWVRHYAGAIRPNR
- a CDS encoding LCP family protein yields the protein MLEYAQAQPANVRRCTASVLHTQPDLPRMTAMDCTEARHLLERGIIPGSATPERAALGFHLVGCPACRSYRQMLEQRFLNDLLLQAEPLPIAPPAAPVARPPTAKVVALAATAPRRPWRARAAHSLWYIGVAMLAALPLTVVAIIGWAALTSFRIHQNVQAMIVTTETPDAPAALVSTATPLPTATLLPTMPPATPTLVPPTATPLPTVPPATPTPAAPAAGAPATVLLLGSDQRPGEHDPSRTDAIIVARIDPQAQRVALLSLPRDLWVPIPGYGQTRINAAHVWGQVYEDPEGGIGLARKTVSNLLGIPIDYTVYVDFAGFIGAIDALGGVTVDVDKELYDANFPTMDYGYTVAHFLPGPQQMDGATALMYSRIRHPDSDFARMHRQQAVLAGVLATLRGQNALQDLGRLEGVTAALRDYVKTDMPEQRLLGLAWALRTLDPQAIEHYALEANMITFGVGDDQYAEVALPGTLERLAQQLLGP
- a CDS encoding MarR family transcriptional regulator — its product is MTQRTAQATRIEAIDRLFRELTWHGQKHAIQTLTRPEIGLTMPQMITLLSIHTSGSCRMGELADATQQSGGTLTGIVDRLIVDGLVERVRSANDRRVIEVTLTSTGKARVDEVLTARESDMQRILAGFNDQQLEQFELLLKQFLQGLHGATDTISQPARELGA
- a CDS encoding HlyD family efflux transporter periplasmic adaptor subunit, with translation MLELFRGAALPRRRALLTSLGLLAVIGLCALGVYLWRASSAPARRSYSLIYPHYDTLTATVNATGQLEPAQVVTLSFASPGRVTEVLVKVGDLVAPGAVLARLDTRDLQLRVAQAAAQLRQIQASRDKVAAGATPAERAAAEAQLAQANAQLRQTQGSVTAADLRAAEAQLAQAQAQLARLTGGPQSTDLRSAEAQLAQAQANLQTQRNQLSAGKTNAELQVQQATSALTQAQSRYATALQNWQYVQDTGNDPLTPTVPDSTRPGQSKPNTLNDAQRQRYYDAFVQAEAALHSAEQSVQQALVAADNARQAEVSGIQAAEQQVALAQASLDKLRAGAEPDQLAAARAQVASALANLNKLRGDQRGGALAAAQAGVAQAQANLERIVGGPQPSDLAVAAAQVQSAQATLELAQLALDQATLTAPFAGVVAEINLRPGEAPGATRAPLVLADLSSYHVDVTVDEIDVSRIAAGQPVTLTLDALPDAALPGVVEAISPLSSAGAAVTSYQVRVTTSAQQPQLRAGMSANADIVVARKPNVLVAPRRAVRNDRGRLIVDVPRDQSLCLLPAEQRPAAIDLEQREVKTGLSNEQVIEIAAGLDDRSCIYVEGIDARLNVLFGPPPGVRR
- a CDS encoding ABC transporter permease produces the protein MNLLESIRIAFASLLANKLRAILTMLGIIIGVGAVITLLALGGAIQNLVTAQLQGLGSNLVFVFAGTNDPDQNRRVPPELTNADVAALADPLNVPAAAAVCGSLTRGALLGYAGAGFDGRVAGVSSNYLQVRSAKVELGSFFDQQAIEARSRVAVLGANVRTTLFRDDDPIGRRIRINDISFEVIGVMAAKGGNFGPSEDDQVFVPLSTAQLRLFPPPAGTINRVQVSVIYIQAIDAASIDTVIDQASALLRQRHGLTYQDSNFTLVTQEDLIASFGTITGALTAFLGAIAAISLLVGGIGIMNIMLVSVTERTREIGLRKAVGARRRDIRTQFLIEALVLSLTGGLLGITLGFVLSIAGTYLLRRLAADATARVQLDAVLLATITSVAVGLIFGMYPAIRASRLSPIDALRYE
- a CDS encoding isocitrate dehydrogenase, yielding MSKTIVVLEGDQTGQELLEEALRVLDPGVIGVDLRFERFDLSLEQRRTTHNQVVHAAAEAMLQAGLGLKAATITPEAQGDVGSPNAILREHVDGTVIVRTGRRIPGVRPVGGVYAPISVIRMAVGDAYGAKEWREGQGLDEVAYRTEHITRRHCRAVSEYAFRHAAKLHAKVFGGPKYTVSPVYEGMLKEEMDEAAHRHPGVKYDPQLIDATYALLLGNMGDAMVIPTLNRDGDCMSDLVLQMFGSIAGSESLLLGFDDQWNTRVVMAEAPHGTAPALFGKNLANPMAMILAGGSLLSYIGGDASIVARAISEAVFEAVYDGVRTADLQGHATTSAFTDEVIKRVRTKLAVWPSISSQ